In Agromyces sp. 3263, a single genomic region encodes these proteins:
- a CDS encoding BadF/BadG/BcrA/BcrD ATPase family protein: MSHGTLAIDAGQSGIKVRHADAAGSSEWAGPGIRTDLPLLPQLVQVVDQAVEAGHAFDEVGFGVSGLTSEESDAGYLLASASQHGVRAVRLAHDSITAYLGALGDKRGAVVASGTGVVTLAVGRSDIARVDGWGYLMGDAGSGYWLGRAALDAVMRAHDGRGGPTALTEVVRADFPDLERAYIELQSDPERVGRIAAYARPVAEAAEAGDVVALEIVSAGARELAASVIAGLRRVGEADAAAPRIRAVGGVFGGAVLAEAFSAAVHEALPGADVRVAEAHPLDGAAALAAVAPTSALAAHITTATTD, from the coding sequence ATGAGCCACGGGACGCTGGCGATCGACGCCGGGCAGTCGGGCATCAAGGTGCGCCACGCGGATGCCGCGGGCTCGAGCGAATGGGCCGGGCCCGGCATCCGCACCGACTTGCCGCTGCTGCCGCAACTCGTGCAGGTCGTCGACCAGGCCGTCGAGGCGGGCCACGCGTTCGACGAGGTCGGATTCGGGGTCTCTGGACTCACGTCGGAGGAGTCCGACGCCGGCTACCTGCTTGCGTCCGCGTCGCAGCACGGGGTGCGCGCCGTGCGCCTCGCCCACGACTCGATCACCGCCTACCTCGGCGCACTCGGCGACAAGCGGGGCGCCGTCGTGGCATCCGGCACCGGCGTCGTCACCCTCGCCGTCGGACGCAGCGACATCGCCCGCGTCGACGGCTGGGGCTACCTGATGGGCGACGCGGGCAGCGGATACTGGCTCGGGCGCGCTGCACTCGACGCGGTCATGCGCGCGCACGACGGCCGGGGCGGGCCCACCGCGTTGACCGAGGTCGTGCGGGCGGACTTCCCCGACCTGGAACGCGCGTACATCGAGCTGCAGTCCGACCCCGAGCGCGTCGGGCGCATCGCCGCCTACGCCCGTCCCGTGGCCGAGGCGGCGGAGGCGGGCGACGTGGTCGCGCTGGAGATCGTGTCGGCCGGGGCTCGTGAGCTCGCGGCATCCGTCATCGCGGGTCTGCGACGGGTGGGCGAAGCGGATGCCGCGGCGCCCCGTATCCGAGCGGTCGGCGGGGTGTTCGGGGGAGCCGTGCTCGCCGAGGCGTTCTCGGCGGCGGTGCACGAGGCACTGCCCGGGGCCGACGTGCGGGTGGCGGAGGCGCATCCGCTCGACGGGGCCGCCGCGCTCGCCGCCGTCGCCCCCACGAGCGCGCTCGCCGCCCACATCACCACCGCGACGACCGACTAG
- a CDS encoding acetylxylan esterase, producing MPRFDLPVDELRAYRPVVAEPDDFDAFWTSTLAESRALAEAPLLTRVESPLTVVDVFDVSFSGFGGDPVRGWFTVPAGATGPLPTVVEYNGYNGGRGLPHERLAWAASGYAHFFMDTRGQGSGWGTGGGTPDPHGTGPSAPGFMTRGIESPATYFYRRVFTDAVLAIDAVRSLDVVDAERVAVAGGSQGGGIAIAVAGLSQGLVGAMPEVPFLCHFERAVGLTDRDPYHEIVRYLSVHRDAWPTAFETLSYFDGVNFAKRATAPALFSVGLLDPVCPPSTVYAARNHWGAGAAVEADLVEYPFNEHEGGAAAHWPRQVAWLAERLA from the coding sequence GTGCCCCGTTTCGACCTGCCCGTTGACGAGCTGCGCGCCTACCGCCCGGTCGTGGCCGAGCCAGACGACTTCGACGCGTTCTGGACGTCGACCCTCGCCGAGTCTCGCGCGCTCGCCGAGGCGCCGCTGCTCACGCGCGTCGAGTCTCCGCTCACCGTCGTCGACGTGTTCGACGTCTCGTTCAGCGGGTTCGGCGGCGACCCGGTGCGCGGGTGGTTCACGGTCCCGGCCGGCGCGACGGGTCCACTGCCCACGGTCGTCGAGTACAACGGCTACAACGGCGGACGCGGCCTGCCGCACGAGCGACTCGCGTGGGCGGCATCCGGATACGCGCACTTCTTCATGGACACCCGCGGCCAGGGCAGCGGTTGGGGCACGGGTGGCGGCACGCCCGACCCGCACGGCACCGGCCCGTCGGCACCCGGGTTCATGACACGCGGCATCGAGAGCCCGGCCACCTACTTCTACCGCCGGGTCTTCACCGACGCGGTGCTCGCGATCGACGCCGTGCGGTCGCTCGACGTGGTCGACGCCGAGCGCGTCGCCGTCGCGGGCGGCAGCCAGGGCGGCGGCATCGCGATCGCCGTGGCCGGCCTGTCGCAGGGGCTCGTGGGCGCCATGCCCGAGGTGCCGTTCCTCTGCCACTTCGAACGCGCCGTCGGCCTTACCGACCGCGACCCTTACCACGAGATCGTGCGCTACCTCTCGGTGCACCGCGACGCGTGGCCCACGGCGTTCGAGACGCTGTCGTACTTCGACGGCGTCAACTTCGCCAAGCGGGCGACGGCCCCCGCCCTGTTCTCGGTCGGCCTGCTCGACCCCGTGTGCCCGCCGTCGACGGTATACGCGGCGCGCAACCACTGGGGTGCGGGCGCGGCCGTCGAGGCCGACCTCGTCGAGTACCCGTTCAACGAGCACGAGGGCGGCGCGGCCGCGCACTGGCCCCGCCAGGTCGCCTGGCTCGCCGAGCGGCTGGCGTGA
- a CDS encoding ThuA domain-containing protein → MKQLVRNVMTGACAIGITATVGIVAAPAFAESPDEYKVLVVGQTLGFRHSHIDDTTLAVIRLGEEHGFDVDVWDSRQPDLTLPTTPFTSAADLSQYASIIFASPVDATNNLDPARPRLLNDTELAALQGYIHDGGGYVGLHAATDSMHTVPWYSELTGGGARFRNHPAQQMATMRVESPGHPSTAMLPAEWVRFDEWYNFTTNPRDDVHVLITLDESTYSPGSGAMGADHPIAWCQNFEGGRSWYEGAGHTDASWADPLFLEHILAGIEWTAGVVTGGGDCVTFSEVNELLDGIPASVKNAKLGADVAGSLADAEESADSGDHAAAIATLRQAWAKAHGIQDDVLVAKIADLIEWQEALR, encoded by the coding sequence ATGAAGCAACTCGTCCGAAACGTGATGACCGGGGCATGCGCCATCGGAATCACCGCAACCGTCGGCATCGTCGCAGCCCCCGCCTTCGCCGAGAGCCCCGACGAGTACAAGGTGCTCGTCGTCGGGCAGACGCTCGGCTTCCGCCACTCGCACATCGACGACACGACCCTCGCCGTGATCCGACTGGGCGAGGAGCACGGGTTCGACGTGGACGTCTGGGACTCGCGCCAGCCCGATCTCACGCTCCCGACGACCCCGTTCACGTCCGCCGCCGACCTCTCGCAGTACGCGTCGATCATCTTCGCGTCGCCCGTCGACGCCACGAACAACCTCGACCCCGCGCGTCCCCGGCTGCTGAACGACACTGAGCTCGCGGCCCTCCAGGGCTACATCCACGACGGCGGCGGCTACGTGGGACTGCACGCCGCGACCGACTCGATGCACACGGTCCCCTGGTACAGCGAACTCACTGGCGGCGGAGCGCGATTCCGCAACCACCCCGCGCAGCAGATGGCCACGATGCGCGTCGAGAGCCCCGGCCATCCGTCGACGGCGATGCTGCCGGCCGAGTGGGTGCGGTTCGATGAGTGGTACAACTTCACGACGAACCCGCGAGATGACGTGCACGTGCTGATCACGCTCGACGAGTCGACCTACAGCCCGGGCAGCGGCGCCATGGGCGCCGACCATCCGATCGCATGGTGCCAGAACTTCGAGGGCGGTCGTTCCTGGTACGAGGGCGCCGGGCACACGGATGCCTCGTGGGCTGACCCGCTCTTCCTCGAGCACATCCTCGCGGGCATCGAATGGACCGCGGGTGTCGTGACCGGCGGCGGCGACTGCGTGACCTTCAGCGAGGTGAACGAGCTCCTCGACGGCATTCCCGCCTCCGTGAAGAACGCGAAGCTCGGCGCCGACGTCGCCGGCTCGCTTGCCGACGCGGAGGAGTCTGCGGATTCCGGTGACCACGCGGCGGCGATCGCCACGCTGCGGCAGGCCTGGGCGAAGGCCCACGGCATCCAGGACGACGTCCTCGTCGCCAAGATCGCCGACCTGATCGAGTGGCAGGAGGCCCTGCGCTGA
- a CDS encoding cupin domain-containing protein: MVLIYQRADAAADDLGWNDNIEGASIGSQVSLILEYESRDGAGPRLHRHPYTETFVVRHGRALFTVGDERLEASGGQVLVVPAFTPHKFAVIGGEPFVSTNIHASPTFETEWLE; encoded by the coding sequence GTGGTGCTCATCTATCAGCGGGCGGATGCCGCGGCCGACGACCTTGGCTGGAACGACAACATCGAGGGCGCGTCGATCGGCTCGCAGGTGTCGCTGATCCTCGAGTACGAGTCGCGTGACGGAGCGGGGCCACGGCTGCACCGGCATCCGTACACCGAGACGTTCGTGGTGCGCCACGGGCGGGCGCTCTTCACCGTGGGCGACGAGCGGCTCGAGGCATCCGGCGGCCAGGTGCTCGTGGTCCCCGCGTTCACGCCGCACAAGTTCGCCGTGATCGGGGGCGAGCCGTTCGTGTCGACGAACATCCACGCCAGCCCGACGTTCGAGACGGAGTGGCTCGAGTAG
- a CDS encoding carbohydrate kinase family protein, with protein MTDHVFIAGPASWNRIVMLDRLPEPVPHMQFALDEYETLGATSAGKALGFVGLGRRTVLHTLLGGDVEGERVRRLLTEAGVELVEGDGGTTERHLNLMTPAGARVSLYLATPQPQDDEPSPEAIAAMSDAAAIVLDLAPVSLELIDAARATGRPIWTDIHDYDGEADFHRPFIEAADAIFMNADRIGDDPFPFMQQCIEGGAKLVVCTLGAEGAVAVDERMTRHAVAAVPVEVVDTNGAGDAFMSGVLDATLAGSPLPDALRAGSQHAATVLATRHLHPVLDTLLGA; from the coding sequence ATGACCGATCACGTCTTCATCGCCGGGCCAGCCTCGTGGAACCGCATCGTCATGCTCGACCGCCTGCCCGAGCCGGTGCCGCACATGCAGTTCGCGCTCGACGAGTACGAGACGCTCGGCGCGACGTCGGCGGGCAAGGCGCTCGGATTCGTCGGGCTCGGCCGGCGCACGGTGCTGCACACGCTGCTCGGCGGCGACGTCGAGGGCGAGCGCGTTCGACGGCTGCTCACCGAGGCGGGCGTGGAGCTCGTCGAGGGCGACGGCGGCACGACCGAGCGCCACCTCAACCTCATGACGCCGGCGGGCGCCCGGGTGTCGCTCTACCTCGCGACACCGCAGCCGCAGGACGACGAGCCGTCGCCCGAGGCGATCGCCGCGATGTCGGATGCCGCGGCGATCGTGCTCGACCTCGCCCCGGTCTCCCTCGAGCTCATCGACGCGGCCCGCGCGACCGGGCGCCCGATCTGGACCGACATCCACGACTACGACGGCGAGGCGGACTTCCACCGCCCGTTCATCGAGGCCGCCGACGCGATCTTCATGAATGCCGACCGCATCGGCGACGACCCGTTCCCGTTCATGCAGCAGTGCATCGAGGGCGGCGCGAAGCTCGTCGTGTGCACGCTCGGCGCCGAGGGGGCGGTCGCGGTCGACGAGCGGATGACACGGCACGCGGTCGCCGCGGTCCCGGTCGAGGTGGTCGACACGAACGGCGCGGGCGACGCCTTCATGTCAGGCGTGCTCGACGCGACGCTCGCGGGATCGCCGCTGCCGGATGCGCTGCGCGCGGGCTCGCAGCACGCGGCAACCGTGCTCGCGACCCGGCACCTGCACCCGGTGCTCGACACGCTGCTCGGCGCGTAG
- a CDS encoding LLM class flavin-dependent oxidoreductase, with protein MHYGHELQFGTFITPTNDPPQAAVRLAQLAEASGYDLVTFQDHPYQPRFHDTSTLLTWVAARTERVHVAANVTNVPLRPPAVLARAAASLDLLSGGRFELGLGAGGFWDAIDAMGGRRLTPGQAVDALSEAIDIIRGIWDQGERARFEVDGRYHRVDGAKRGPAPAHNIPIWIGALKPRMLRLIGRKGDGWLPSLAYLQPGDLARGNATIDEAALAAGRDPREIRRLVNIGGRFSAGAAAGAAASAGGGGFLDGPAAQWVEQLLPLVVDDGIGTFILASDDPATMQHFAEEVAPALREAVARELRSADAATVAEATWIGRSTAVRAKRRPGIDYDALPALLAAHAVEPGDAGYARVKSTYMRGGAPGLVLRPGDSSEVAEAVAFASANPDVPLGVRSGGHGISGRSTNDGGIVIDLGRLDAMEVLDEAARLVRIGAGARWKDVAAFLAPHGWALSSGDYGGVGVGGLATAGGIGWLVREHGLTIDHVRAVEVVLADGSVVRADATRHPELFWAVRGAGANMGIVTAFDFEVDEVGDVGFAQLAFDASDTAGFLQAWGDWVVDAPRDLTSFLILGGARPGEPRVAQVMAVIDSDDPDTVLARLQPLAEAAPLVGQDVRITSYRAVISNASDEAHAAEGEPTARTGLIGRITPEFARDAARFLDRGATYFFQLRAVGGAVHDVAADATAFAHRSSEFSVVAFGSGRQGTSAQWDELIGPHLDGAYVSFETEQGDAAVEAAYPPATLARLRGIKAQVDPGNLFRDNANVRP; from the coding sequence ATGCACTACGGCCACGAGCTGCAGTTCGGCACCTTCATCACCCCGACGAACGACCCGCCGCAGGCGGCCGTGCGCCTCGCCCAGCTCGCCGAGGCATCCGGCTACGACCTCGTCACGTTCCAGGACCACCCCTACCAGCCGCGATTCCACGACACGTCGACCCTGCTCACGTGGGTCGCGGCGCGCACCGAGCGCGTGCATGTGGCGGCGAACGTCACCAACGTGCCGCTCCGGCCACCGGCCGTGCTGGCCCGGGCGGCCGCGAGCCTCGACCTGCTCAGCGGCGGCCGCTTCGAGCTGGGGCTCGGCGCCGGCGGCTTCTGGGACGCGATCGACGCCATGGGCGGCCGCAGGCTCACGCCCGGTCAGGCCGTGGACGCGCTCTCGGAGGCCATCGACATCATCCGCGGCATCTGGGACCAGGGCGAGCGCGCCCGGTTCGAGGTCGACGGCAGGTACCACCGTGTCGACGGCGCCAAGCGCGGGCCGGCGCCGGCGCACAACATCCCCATCTGGATCGGCGCCCTGAAGCCGCGGATGCTGCGCCTCATCGGTCGCAAGGGCGACGGGTGGCTGCCGTCACTGGCCTACCTGCAACCCGGCGACCTCGCGCGCGGCAACGCGACGATCGACGAGGCGGCGCTCGCCGCCGGGCGCGACCCCCGCGAGATCCGCCGGCTCGTGAACATCGGCGGGCGGTTCTCGGCGGGCGCGGCGGCAGGCGCGGCGGCGAGCGCGGGCGGCGGCGGATTCCTCGACGGGCCTGCCGCGCAGTGGGTCGAGCAGCTGCTTCCGCTGGTCGTCGACGACGGCATCGGAACGTTCATCCTCGCGAGCGACGACCCCGCCACCATGCAGCATTTCGCCGAGGAGGTCGCGCCCGCGCTGCGCGAGGCGGTCGCGCGCGAGCTGCGGTCAGCGGATGCCGCGACCGTCGCCGAAGCCACCTGGATCGGTCGCAGCACGGCCGTGCGCGCGAAGCGCCGCCCCGGCATCGACTACGACGCGCTGCCGGCCTTGCTCGCCGCCCACGCCGTCGAGCCGGGCGACGCGGGGTATGCGCGCGTCAAGTCCACCTACATGCGCGGCGGGGCGCCCGGCCTCGTGCTCCGGCCGGGCGACTCCTCCGAGGTCGCCGAGGCCGTGGCCTTCGCGAGCGCCAATCCCGACGTGCCGCTCGGCGTGCGCAGTGGCGGCCACGGCATCAGCGGACGCTCCACGAACGACGGCGGCATCGTGATCGACCTCGGCCGCCTCGATGCCATGGAGGTGCTCGACGAGGCCGCACGGCTCGTGCGCATCGGCGCGGGCGCACGTTGGAAGGACGTCGCGGCGTTCCTCGCCCCGCACGGCTGGGCGCTGAGCTCGGGCGACTACGGGGGCGTCGGGGTCGGCGGACTCGCCACGGCGGGCGGCATCGGCTGGCTCGTGCGCGAGCACGGCCTCACGATCGATCACGTGCGGGCCGTCGAAGTCGTGCTGGCCGACGGTTCGGTGGTGCGGGCGGATGCCACGCGGCATCCGGAGCTGTTCTGGGCCGTTCGCGGCGCCGGCGCCAACATGGGCATCGTGACGGCCTTCGACTTCGAGGTCGACGAGGTCGGCGACGTCGGCTTCGCGCAGCTCGCGTTCGACGCGAGCGACACGGCCGGGTTCCTGCAGGCGTGGGGCGACTGGGTCGTCGACGCGCCGCGCGACCTCACGAGCTTCCTGATCCTCGGCGGCGCGCGGCCGGGGGAGCCGCGGGTCGCCCAGGTGATGGCGGTGATCGACTCGGACGACCCCGACACGGTGCTCGCCCGGCTGCAGCCGCTCGCCGAGGCGGCGCCGCTCGTCGGGCAAGACGTTCGCATCACGAGCTACCGGGCGGTCATCTCGAACGCGTCCGACGAGGCGCACGCCGCCGAGGGCGAGCCGACTGCGCGCACCGGCCTCATCGGCCGCATCACGCCCGAGTTCGCCCGCGATGCCGCCCGGTTCCTCGACCGCGGCGCGACGTACTTCTTCCAGCTGCGCGCGGTCGGCGGCGCGGTGCACGACGTGGCGGCGGATGCCACGGCCTTCGCCCACCGATCGTCGGAGTTCTCCGTGGTCGCGTTCGGGTCGGGCCGGCAGGGGACCTCCGCGCAGTGGGACGAGCTCATCGGCCCGCACCTCGACGGCGCCTACGTGAGCTTCGAGACCGAGCAGGGCGATGCGGCGGTCGAGGCGGCCTACCCGCCGGCGACGCTCGCGCGGCTGCGGGGGATAAAGGCGCAGGTCGATCCCGGGAACCTGTTCCGCGACAACGCGAACGTGCGGCCGTAG
- a CDS encoding helix-turn-helix domain-containing protein, with amino-acid sequence MRTTLDERIESPDGTERLARTERLEELGHIDEAACRRFQSTVEFAGRKWNAAILLAGVRGARRFSEYRSTVTGISDRLLATRLRELEAEGLVERHVRATTPVTISYTPSTDGLRLIELLQPLTEWGLDRAAR; translated from the coding sequence ATGCGCACAACCCTGGACGAGCGGATCGAGTCGCCCGACGGCACTGAGCGGCTGGCACGCACCGAGCGGCTCGAGGAGCTCGGGCACATCGACGAGGCCGCGTGCCGCCGGTTCCAGTCGACCGTCGAGTTCGCCGGCCGCAAGTGGAACGCGGCCATCCTGCTCGCCGGCGTGCGGGGTGCCCGGCGGTTCTCCGAGTACCGGTCCACGGTCACCGGCATCTCCGACCGCCTGCTCGCCACCCGCCTGCGCGAGCTCGAGGCCGAGGGCCTCGTCGAGCGGCACGTGCGCGCGACCACACCCGTGACGATCAGCTACACCCCGAGCACCGACGGCCTGCGGCTCATCGAGCTGCTGCAGCCGCTCACCGAGTGGGGGCTCGACCGAGCGGCGCGCTGA
- a CDS encoding DNA-3-methyladenine glycosylase 2 family protein has protein sequence MIAEHELTWSPRHPTDLLQTISALRRGPADPTYQRDASGGVWRTTRTADGVATLRYTQPAPDTLRCEGWGPGAASGVAAAPDLLGDRDDPTGFVPGIRLLDDAHRRNPGLRIPRTGAVFEALAPAILEQKVITLQAHDSWRRLVWRFGDEAPGPTPRTMRVAPSPERWMSIPTWEWHKAGVDPRRARTIANAARYAARLEQAVGMSPADAAARLTLMPGVGAWTAAEVAQRALGDADALSVGDYHLSNYLGHALWGRDMDDDEMLVAMAPWAGHRYRVVRLLGAEGVRGRPRRGPRMSFVDHRAI, from the coding sequence GTGATCGCGGAGCACGAGCTGACCTGGAGCCCGCGGCATCCGACCGACCTGCTCCAGACCATCTCCGCACTGCGCCGCGGGCCGGCCGACCCGACCTACCAGCGCGACGCGAGCGGCGGGGTCTGGCGCACGACCCGCACCGCCGACGGGGTCGCGACGCTGCGCTACACGCAGCCGGCCCCCGACACGTTGCGCTGCGAAGGCTGGGGCCCGGGCGCCGCATCCGGGGTCGCGGCGGCACCCGACCTGCTCGGCGACCGCGATGACCCCACGGGGTTCGTGCCCGGCATCCGCCTGCTCGACGACGCCCACCGTCGCAATCCCGGCCTGCGCATCCCGCGCACGGGCGCCGTGTTCGAGGCGCTCGCGCCGGCCATCCTCGAGCAGAAGGTGATCACGCTGCAGGCGCACGACTCGTGGCGCCGGCTCGTGTGGCGGTTCGGCGACGAGGCGCCCGGTCCGACGCCCCGTACGATGCGGGTCGCGCCATCCCCCGAGCGATGGATGTCCATACCCACCTGGGAGTGGCACAAGGCCGGCGTCGATCCGCGCCGGGCCCGCACCATCGCGAACGCCGCCCGCTACGCGGCGCGCCTCGAGCAGGCCGTCGGGATGAGCCCGGCGGATGCCGCGGCGCGCCTCACCCTCATGCCGGGCGTCGGCGCGTGGACCGCCGCCGAGGTGGCGCAACGAGCCCTCGGCGACGCCGACGCGCTCTCGGTGGGCGACTACCACCTGTCGAACTACCTCGGCCACGCACTGTGGGGCCGCGACATGGACGACGACGAGATGCTCGTGGCCATGGCGCCGTGGGCCGGGCACCGGTACCGGGTGGTGCGGCTGCTCGGCGCGGAGGGCGTTCGAGGCCGTCCGCGCCGAGGCCCGCGCATGTCGTTCGTCGACCACCGCGCGATCTGA
- a CDS encoding histidine phosphatase family protein — MRELWLARHAESVGNVAATRAEVERLEVIPLDVRDADVDLSPTGVEQARALGDWLQPRVAGFDSLWSSPYARARRTLAIALGEELGEERGERVVLADERLRDRELGVLDLLTHTGVAARFPGEVARRRHLGKFYHRPPGGESWADIALRLRSFFGDFEAAAGERAFVMAHDAIVMVSLYVLLGLSETELLEFARAKVVGNASVTHLERVDGRWRLVEFGDVGHLRVEGAPVTAHPGADDVTPR, encoded by the coding sequence ATGCGCGAACTGTGGCTGGCGAGGCACGCCGAGAGCGTCGGCAACGTCGCGGCGACCCGGGCGGAGGTCGAACGACTCGAGGTGATCCCCCTCGACGTGCGCGATGCCGACGTGGACCTCTCGCCGACTGGCGTCGAACAGGCGCGTGCCCTCGGCGATTGGCTGCAGCCGCGCGTCGCCGGGTTCGACTCCCTCTGGAGCTCGCCGTACGCCCGCGCGCGACGCACGCTGGCCATCGCGCTGGGTGAAGAACTCGGCGAAGAGCGTGGCGAGCGGGTGGTCCTCGCCGACGAACGCCTCCGCGACCGTGAGCTCGGGGTGCTCGACCTGCTCACCCACACCGGCGTCGCGGCGCGGTTCCCGGGCGAGGTCGCCCGCCGACGGCACCTGGGCAAGTTCTACCACCGGCCGCCGGGCGGCGAGTCATGGGCCGACATCGCGCTGCGGCTGCGCTCCTTCTTCGGCGACTTCGAGGCGGCCGCCGGCGAGCGCGCCTTCGTCATGGCCCACGACGCGATCGTCATGGTCTCGCTCTACGTGCTGCTCGGCCTGAGCGAGACCGAGCTGCTCGAGTTCGCCCGCGCGAAGGTCGTCGGCAACGCGTCGGTCACGCACCTGGAGCGCGTCGACGGCCGGTGGCGCCTCGTCGAGTTCGGCGACGTCGGGCACCTGCGCGTCGAGGGCGCCCCCGTCACCGCCCACCCGGGAGCGGACGATGTCACGCCCCGCTGA
- a CDS encoding NAD(P)H-hydrate dehydratase, with amino-acid sequence MSRPAEPVRVDQWMLRSWPLPAPGGSKDARGRVVVVGGSAHSPGGVLLAGVAALRVGAGRLTLVTPASIALPVAIAVPEAGVLSLPGGGADAAGDPLGDEVRSELAGADAVLVGPGLDDLDLTRRLVEAVCSADVMPTALALDAFALGVLPGLDVALPARAVLSPNAEEAALLLGDGDGEPAQGDADVDGALEGDPGRLAAVVARVADRYRAAVTCYGEVAGPGGAWRVEGGGPGLGTSGSGDVLAGAIAGLLARGADAARAAVWATHLHALAGDRLAERVGQVGFLARELCEELPRALAATG; translated from the coding sequence ATGTCACGCCCCGCTGAGCCGGTCCGGGTCGACCAGTGGATGCTCCGGTCGTGGCCGCTGCCCGCACCGGGCGGATCGAAGGACGCCCGCGGGCGCGTGGTCGTCGTGGGCGGCTCGGCGCACTCCCCGGGCGGGGTACTGCTCGCGGGCGTCGCCGCCTTGCGCGTCGGTGCCGGAAGGCTCACTCTGGTCACGCCGGCATCGATCGCCCTGCCCGTGGCGATCGCGGTGCCCGAGGCGGGCGTGCTGAGCCTTCCCGGGGGCGGGGCGGATGCCGCGGGCGACCCGCTCGGCGACGAGGTGCGGTCTGAGCTGGCCGGCGCCGACGCCGTGCTCGTCGGCCCAGGGCTCGACGACCTCGACCTCACCAGACGACTCGTCGAAGCGGTGTGCTCCGCCGACGTGATGCCGACCGCGCTCGCGCTCGACGCCTTCGCCCTCGGGGTGCTGCCCGGGCTCGACGTGGCGCTGCCCGCGCGGGCCGTGCTGAGCCCCAACGCGGAGGAGGCCGCCCTGCTGCTCGGCGACGGCGACGGCGAGCCCGCGCAGGGCGACGCCGACGTGGACGGGGCCCTGGAGGGCGACCCCGGCCGGCTCGCCGCGGTCGTGGCGCGCGTCGCCGACCGGTACCGCGCTGCGGTCACCTGCTACGGCGAGGTCGCGGGCCCTGGCGGCGCCTGGCGGGTCGAGGGAGGCGGTCCCGGCCTCGGCACCTCGGGCAGCGGCGACGTGCTCGCCGGCGCGATCGCGGGCCTTCTGGCTCGAGGGGCGGATGCCGCGCGCGCGGCGGTGTGGGCGACGCACCTGCACGCCCTCGCCGGCGATCGCCTCGCCGAACGGGTCGGGCAGGTGGGGTTCCTCGCCCGGGAGCTCTGCGAGGAGCTGCCCCGGGCGCTGGCCGCGACGGGCTGA
- a CDS encoding low temperature requirement protein A: MAGDRANPRAAGRAPDRRPAVDRDPSRAHWMELFFDLIFVALVGQLAHGLHEEPTVANLLLFVALFASVWWSWVNLTFAVNIMPWLTRRQLAFVMLAAMFALGAIAVAAPEATTERAWLFAAGNAALRIVLLALWISQSWATGGTASRIRVLAYNGVTAAIWLASIWVPQPWNFLLWGAAIVIEVVLLVTSSASWADRVIANLNVEHLAERFGLLVVIVLGESVLSIVAALDEAWTIEAGLTAALGLAAIALLAWSFFMYGTEAMRDGLEALRAAGDYPAIRDTVGFLPFLVVVGVTAVSGALGNAIHDPGEPLPLASGLALCGGIAVFYLTNAIISVRFGRPIAAVLRWAVPALVLTAALGVAAALLPAGAVILCAVVVLAVIVGSAELSERRRIAGLR; this comes from the coding sequence GTGGCCGGCGACAGGGCGAACCCACGGGCAGCGGGCCGTGCACCCGACCGGCGCCCGGCCGTCGATCGCGACCCCTCACGGGCGCACTGGATGGAGCTCTTCTTCGACCTCATCTTCGTGGCGCTCGTCGGCCAGCTCGCGCACGGGCTCCACGAGGAGCCGACGGTCGCGAACCTCCTGCTCTTCGTCGCGCTGTTCGCCTCGGTGTGGTGGTCGTGGGTGAACCTGACGTTCGCGGTGAACATCATGCCGTGGCTCACCCGGCGCCAGCTCGCGTTCGTGATGCTCGCCGCCATGTTCGCGCTCGGCGCGATCGCGGTCGCGGCCCCCGAGGCCACCACCGAGCGCGCCTGGCTGTTCGCCGCTGGCAACGCCGCGCTGCGCATCGTGCTGCTCGCGCTGTGGATCTCGCAGTCCTGGGCGACCGGAGGCACGGCGTCGCGGATCCGGGTGCTGGCCTACAACGGCGTGACCGCGGCGATCTGGCTCGCGTCGATCTGGGTCCCGCAGCCGTGGAACTTCCTGCTGTGGGGCGCGGCCATCGTCATCGAGGTGGTGCTGCTCGTGACGAGCAGTGCGAGCTGGGCCGACCGGGTGATCGCCAACCTCAACGTGGAGCACCTCGCCGAGCGCTTCGGACTGCTCGTCGTGATCGTGCTCGGCGAGTCGGTGCTCTCCATCGTGGCCGCGCTCGACGAGGCCTGGACGATCGAGGCCGGCCTGACGGCGGCGCTCGGCCTCGCCGCCATCGCCCTGCTCGCCTGGTCCTTCTTCATGTACGGCACCGAGGCGATGCGCGACGGGCTCGAGGCGCTGCGTGCGGCCGGCGATTACCCGGCCATCCGCGACACCGTGGGGTTCCTGCCGTTCCTCGTGGTGGTCGGGGTGACCGCCGTGTCGGGAGCACTCGGCAACGCGATCCACGATCCCGGCGAGCCGCTCCCGCTCGCGTCGGGCCTCGCGCTCTGCGGCGGCATCGCGGTGTTCTACCTCACCAACGCCATCATCTCGGTGCGGTTCGGCCGGCCGATCGCTGCCGTGCTGCGCTGGGCCGTGCCCGCCCTGGTGCTCACCGCAGCGCTCGGCGTCGCGGCCGCACTGCTGCCGGCAGGGGCGGTCATCCTCTGCGCGGTCGTGGTGCTCGCGGTCATCGTCGGCTCGGCCGAGCTGTCGGAACGACGCCGGATCGCCGGGCTCCGCTGA